The genomic interval CGGCTGTCCGAGCGGGACGTGCCTCCTTCGGTCCACCTGCGCAACCGGCTCGCCCATCAGCGTCGGCGGTAATGGGGCCCGACGTCCGTGCTCGACTTCACCTCCGCGCTCTACCTGGGGCTGGTGCATGCCAGCCGGACGCTCGAGCCCTGGGAGCAGCTCACCCTGGGCGCGCCCGCCGTCCTGGAGGAACCCGCCTGCGTGGCGAGGACGGAGCGCGACCTCGCGGAGTTGGTGGGCTGTGAGCGCGCGCTGTTGGCCCGGTCCACGCTGCATGTGTTCTGGGATGTGTTCAGCGCGTTGGAGGGGCGCCGCGTCTCGCTGTTCTGGGACGACGGCGCCTATCCGGTGGCGAAGTGGGGCATCGAGGTGATGGCGGCGCGCGGTGTTCCCGCGCGTGGGTTCCACCACCACTCCCCCGAGAGCCTGGCGCGGAGGCTCCGCTCATCGGGGCAGGGCCGCAGGCCCGTGGTGGTCTGCGATGGCTGGTGTCCAGGATGCGGCGAACTGGCGCCGCTCGATGCGTACCTGCGCGTGGTCCGCGCGCATGGGGGGCTGCTCATCGTCGATGACACCCAGGCCGTGGGTGTGCTGGGGCGAAGGCAGCGGGGCATGGCCCAGGGCGTGGGTGGAGGGGGCTCGCTGCGATGGCATGGGCTCGAGGGGCCGGACCTCGTGTGGTGTGGCTCCTTGGCCAAGGCGCTGGGGGTGCCCATGGCGGCCGTGGCGGGTGACGCCAGGTGGATGGCTCGCATCGAGGCTCGAGGCGAGACGCGGGTGCATTGCAGCCCGCCATCGGTCGCGGACCTTCATGCCGCGCGGCGGGCCCTCCTCATCAATCGCCGGGAGGGGGACGTGCTTCGCCGCGCGCTGGCCCTGCGGGTGGCGCACTTTCGCGAACAGCTGCGACGGGCGGGGCTGAGCTCCACGGGCGGGCTGTTCCCCGTGCAGCGCATGCGGATTCCCCTCGGTGTGGACTCGCGCCGCGTCCATGAGCGGCTGCGTCGCGGGGGCGTTCGCACCGTGCTTCAGCGCTCGCGCTGTGGGCCGGACGTTTCGGTGAGCTTCATCGTCACCACCCGGCACGACACGCCGGAGCTGACTCACGCCGTGGAGCTTCTGGCCGAGGCCCTCCACGACGAACAACACGAGAGGACACGACATGAACGAGTGGCATGAAGGTGGAGACACGCGAGAGTTCGAGGGGACGGAAGAGTCCTTCGTCCAGCGGCCGCGCGCGGCAACCAAGCGCAAGGGGCGGGGCGACATGAGGGCCGCGAGTACCCGCCGCCTTCCGGGAGGAGTTCGTGTCACCCCGACCCAGCGCGCGGGCCTCCAGAAGCGCGTCGCGACGAAGCCAGGCCGGGGTTTGAGGAAGCCAAACCCGAGGAGGCGTTGGCCTCGACTCCGGCCCTGGCGCTTCCTGGGCGTGAGCTACCGGCCACCCCTCGTGGTCGAGCCTCCTCCCGAGGCAAGCCCACCACCGCCGCCACCGCCACGAAACACCGCGACAGGTGGCTCCGCGACTCCGCCCGAGCCACCTCCGTACAATGACGCCCCGGAGGATGACATGCCCGAGGAGCCCGTGGATGAGCCTTCCGAGCCCGATACGCAGGAGGAACTCTCCACGTCCGGGCCGCGCATCTCGTGGTCGAAGGTGACGGTGGAGCGATATCCATTCACCCGCTTCCCCGACGGGGGTGGGGTGTACGTCGTGGAGGAGGAGGGACACCCGCTCTTCGTGGGTGAGACGCACCACTTCCAGACGCACTGGAGGGAGAGACTGTCGGCGCTCTACCAGATGGGTTTCACGCGCCGGGGAGGACGGCTGCTCAAGCCCCTCACCCTGTGGTTCGCGAGGCTCCAGCCCAACACCCCCGGCGCACGCCAGCAGGTGCAACGCGCCCTCCGCCTGGCCCTGCCGCGCGCGGGTGTCGTGCGCACGGGAGCCCTGCGCAACCCTGGCTTCGTCGAGGAGGACTCCAGCGACGACCTGTCCGCCCTTCCCGGCCTGTTCCCTCGATGCACCTGGGGGCGCGAGGCCCTCCAGGCACTGAGGAGCCCGCCTCCTCCGCGCTCCCATCGCTAGTCCTCCTGCTGAGCGCGGCGGAGCTGGAGCGCGCGGTCCGTGACACCCAGGCGCCGGGCCGCGCGCTGGAGGTTGCCGTCCTCCTCCTCGAGCACCAGACGAATCGCCATCTCCGAGGCGCTCCGTCCAATCTCCTTCAGCCCCATCCCCATCGTCAGCGCGTGCTGCACGGCTCGCGCGAAGGACTTGTCGCGCCACTCTCCGAGCCCGTGGAGGGAGGGCAGTTCATCGGAGGGAATGTCGCCCACGGTGATGGGCCCGGAGCCCACGTGGCGCTTGCAGATGCGGCCCATGAGCTGCCGCAGCTCGCGGATGTTCCCTGGGTAGTTGCGCTGGAGCAGGTAGTCGCGCACGCGTGGGTCCAGGGCCAGCTCCACGTCGGGCCGCATCGTCCGGAGGAAGTGCAGCGCGAGAGGCAGGATGTCCTCGGGCCGCTCGCGCAAGGGCGGCAGCCGGCAGACCCAGCTCGAGATGCGATGGAAGAAGTCGCGGCGGAAGGCGCCCTGGCTGACTTCCTCACTCAACTCTCGATTGGTCGCGCAGACCAACCGGAAGTCCGCGTGCTGCCAGGTGTTGGAGCCGACGCGCTTGTATGAATGCTCCTGCACCACGCGCAGCAACTGCGCTTGGAGGGCCAGTGGGAGCTCCCCCACTTCATCCAGGAACAGCGTCCCCTCATGGGCCATGGCGAAGGCCCCATCCCGGATGCCCGCCGCGCCCGTGAAGGCGCCTCGCTCGTGGCCGAAGAACTCACTGCCCGACAGCTCCGGGACCACCGTCGTGCAGTCCAGCGTCACCAGGTCTCGCTTGTGCGAGCGCCGGTCGAGCTCGTGGATGAGGCGCGCGACCTCCTCCTTGCCGGTACCGCTCTCTCCAAGCAACAACACCGAGGCGTCCGTGAAGGTCGCCACCTCGACGATTTGCCG from Myxococcus stipitatus carries:
- a CDS encoding aminotransferase class I/II-fold pyridoxal phosphate-dependent enzyme, encoding MLDFTSALYLGLVHASRTLEPWEQLTLGAPAVLEEPACVARTERDLAELVGCERALLARSTLHVFWDVFSALEGRRVSLFWDDGAYPVAKWGIEVMAARGVPARGFHHHSPESLARRLRSSGQGRRPVVVCDGWCPGCGELAPLDAYLRVVRAHGGLLIVDDTQAVGVLGRRQRGMAQGVGGGGSLRWHGLEGPDLVWCGSLAKALGVPMAAVAGDARWMARIEARGETRVHCSPPSVADLHAARRALLINRREGDVLRRALALRVAHFREQLRRAGLSSTGGLFPVQRMRIPLGVDSRRVHERLRRGGVRTVLQRSRCGPDVSVSFIVTTRHDTPELTHAVELLAEALHDEQHERTRHERVA
- a CDS encoding sigma-54-dependent transcriptional regulator, translated to MRTWIRFVGSGAAVLRPRVLESLGRAGIEPECAEGVLAGLGILVFDEVGAMTLDVLRRCRLNASTRVLAVATSERALAEGACWRLLLEGAADVIAWDGSHDAVTEISARLERWDAVDRIIDSAVVQRRLVGRSPSWLPVLRQIVEVATFTDASVLLLGESGTGKEEVARLIHELDRRSHKRDLVTLDCTTVVPELSGSEFFGHERGAFTGAAGIRDGAFAMAHEGTLFLDEVGELPLALQAQLLRVVQEHSYKRVGSNTWQHADFRLVCATNRELSEEVSQGAFRRDFFHRISSWVCRLPPLRERPEDILPLALHFLRTMRPDVELALDPRVRDYLLQRNYPGNIRELRQLMGRICKRHVGSGPITVGDIPSDELPSLHGLGEWRDKSFARAVQHALTMGMGLKEIGRSASEMAIRLVLEEEDGNLQRAARRLGVTDRALQLRRAQQED